The Rhopalosiphum maidis isolate BTI-1 chromosome 4, ASM367621v3, whole genome shotgun sequence region AATGATAAGGACTAAGCATTTATTCTCGTTTCTTTTCTAATATTCAAAAGCACGGACTAAAACTAGTAAAATTCACTATTTAGTCCGTGCTTAAAAGCCAAAGTCCGACCAAAATTTGGATTTATCtttgcataatttattaaagttttggCTGTATACATTGAGTTAATTCaacatttacaacttttttctAACTAGCTACTAGGTAAGATCTCAATtcatcattgaaaaataattttcttataccAGTAACTTAATTACccttaatttatagttaaaatattttttagaatagaATTCTAGGAAAAACTGAAATCGTGACTACTGACTGATCAGTTATCAGATCACTTGTTGTCTACTTGACTGatgtttcaattttgttaTCACTTAGGTCGTGTTTAAACAGCCCTAAAAGTTAAGAATGGTAAATCTAGTtctgtcatttttattttgagaattgttcataaatcataatgattGTAAAGTGTCATTTTGTAGTTTTGTCCTTTTAGTGCTGTTTTTACGTTGTTATTAGTGACATACGGTGTATTTTAACTGTgctttgatataaattttaaacggcTGTCAATACACTCAatagaattgtattatttcgaaatctattttaatttactaattaaggttattatctatacacattaaatgttcaatttatccagttaatattatattattgtttttcatttcaactgttacctaattgataaaatatacattttagttatacatttgtaatcatttgtcatataaatatccaacaatttttaattaaaattaatcaagagCAATTACAAatatgtgatttaaaaatattttagttttactagcattatattgtatttccttttttgttttatatattatagtatgaatGACAAATTAGAAAATGAAGAATCTATTGTATTGAAATTTGTTCAAGATTTTTTCGTAAGCTACGACATAAATCGTCATATCCTCCATACATTTTTTCCAGAAGATGGTACATTCATTGTGCTTGGCAACCGTATGTCTGGCCATTCAGCCATTCAACAAGCTATGTTAACAATGGCTACAACAACTCATCAACTATTCAGTATTGATATTGTAAGTCTTAACATGCCGCTGCCAGAACAAGTATCTATGTATCAAGTACTATGCGCTGGTAATGTTGAGTTTGGAGGTGATGCACAAATACATGGATTTACTGCTACtcttttagtatattttttgaggCCCAATGTTTTGAATGTCGTATCATTTAATGAACGATGCCAGTGGCCTAAATTgtcctaatatttaaataaacaattttataaaataccaaaaaagtgcaaacaaatgttttttatttcatactctAAAtgactattttgttttataaaaaaaaaaaaaaaatgaatgattataaataaaaatagttttgagcgtataattttgtatatacagacaattcaatttttttcctctatataaataataataaatgtttaacttcatatataataacaaaacatgTTCACTTTCTTATATACATTGAGGATATTTACAAAACTAATAAggtttaaattagatttaaaatgttaacatttatgaaaacacaaaatgtatctgtacaattaatactatacatagAATGGATGATAAATCACAGATAAGATGATATTACATTAGTGAAACacagcattttaaaatgaaaaattatgtattttatcatgtcttacataaaaattctaaacattttaagttaattctATGATTTTCATtaagactaaaaaaaataatgtatgagtATGATGTTCTAGATCTGGATCCATGCAGTTTGACTACCACAAATTGTATATTCCTAAGGCAAtacttttaatagtattaattaggATAAAGAATGTAcatcaaaataacaattatggtTAACAATACACAACTTATTTATGTTGACAAAAGAAAATACttcaatttaatgaaaaataaaaaatgtctagtatgaattacataatattggaataattaaacatctcgtttaaatttactttttagaattcgtaatacaatttaattcaaaataattttgaagttttattttttttgtactcatataaataataatgaagtaataataatatctaattaaaaaaatatataaatgcatttcataaaataattaaaaaaacttattttcttctaaaatattattgaaaaactaatatttaataaataatatatgataaaaatgagtTTACATCATTAGTAAACAAAAACATGGGTCCTATATCttcaatttatgaaattatattaaattataaccattttTCTAAACGTAACTTTATACTTTGTTattcagtaatattttaacaactacTATCTCAACAAAAGTTacttaattaacaattattactacaaaaataaatttaaaatttattaacacaatacttataacataacaaatgattgaaaatgatttttgtaaaattaatttgagtttgaaacaattttacaatgttaaatattcatataattcacaaaaattgaaaatatacccAACTTTGTTTAAcgatttataagttttttaatatggcataacatttatttttgtacaattacttttatacattaaaaaaaaaaacagatagtaaatcattatataagaataattaattttgtttttagatcACAGCACTTATTCGTTGttcacgaaaaataaaatataaacttatgaataaatggaaaaatttGACACAAATTTGggaacttaattaattaaaaatagatattatgtttgtttctGGCTAATAGTAGGAGTTTCTTTCATTATCAATTGAATTTGACACATCTGAAatctataataacaataataataagatgatAAAGGGTCAGGTcattcaacatattatatggtatagacgagtacaaaatgtaataaaaattaaaaaaattaacttaacataaatgctatacataaaattatttttataaattatttagtcatggtaaaataattagtttattacaataaactaaaatgaatagttttaaaaaataatatattcactgagtaattatgtacataaaaaatataaaaaattaaaataataaaaattaacaagaagttggcaattaaaaataataaactcactcgtttgatataaaattaatttgtgtcattaaacattataaatgaaattctAAAGAAGTATTAATAAAGAATAGAAGTACAAAATAACCACAACTCTGATCGAAGTACAGTCTTTACGTGAAAACAaacgtttttctttttttacaaggctactaaaaaaattaataatagtaattaaaaaaataaaataacaatgatatagCACCAACTAACCAACATACAATGcacaaaagtataatataaaacaacaagTTATACAAAAGTAACAGCCTTTGGGAtaacttaagtatttttatcaagtcttaaataataaaatacacgcataaccatttatgtttaaaaaatacaaagcaaaatacattatgaagttaaataaatttactatgttcAAAGGTTCAAACCATAATTGGATCCTCATCGCTAtccaatgtattattgttcgaacgtttggatttttttgtagtatttttaagtttagctTTGCGATTACTACCAAGTGTATCtagtaacaattaaaaacaaaagatggtttaataaatagattttttttatgatgatgTAGATGGTGAAAAGGTGTTTTTTTTCTgggaaaataatgattatttttattattattaatgtttctatcatattataataccagtaatatgaatataataagtaataactataattggttttaattgtatgataaataataatcaaactatacattaataagtttaggaaaatttataacttactaGTGTCAACATCATCTAAACTTCCATCATCAGTTGATAAAAGGTCATCATCTGAATTTGTACGTCGTAAACTTGGCAAATTAGAGGTCAAAAAGTCTTTCTCTTTCTTGATTTCTTGAATTTGTCCAACCAgcattttttcttcttcatCCATTTTACTGGGTCCTTCAGTTGGTCCATacacctaaaatatttaatcatttaatatttaacaactataaatttaataaataataatgtacgtacTTTTGAAATACGCAAAGAAGACAACCGATGAGTGGCAGTATGATGTGCAGTATCTAATGTATCAATATCAGCcaatgttgattttattttatccattTGGTGACTAATTATAGAACTGATGCAAAGTGTTTGTTGTTCAATATCTCTAAGTGACTCTTGTGCAGgaactaatttatttgttcttaGTACACATGGCGCAAATACTATTGCTAATGAACTAGCATTCATGCGGTTCACGTTTTCGTGCAATGCaaccctaaaaaaaaagtaaagttgtctcaaaataaattgaagaaaaaaaatcatagtttaaaatatgtacctagcAAGATGAAAAACAAGTCTTTCCATTAGATCATAGTTGACTTTTGGTAGTTTTTTCAATATGTTAAACAATGTGGAGACACGATCTTCTGATAGACTAGCAGCACGAATAAAATCATCATAACaatcaaatgttaataatggtTCTGGCATGTCACGTAAAAATGACTTCAATACACTGGCGAGTACATGAACCTGTTAaacatagttaaatataatatagaaattaagattttagttcatattttatgccaaataaacaataaatatttatttaatcatgttAGTATCTAACATACaataagaaacatttttatttaaataaataaaatggctACAAGttgaattagtattttttttatttactaggAAAACAGACTTACctgatatttttcaaattcaattttgcTTACGTCATTATTGTCAATGAGTTCTTTAAGTTCATTTACACGTGTTGTAAGctattatatgatacaaaaaattataaataaataatttgtttttaattatctatttatttaatttaataaaacatacaactaaaaattagtttaaaaatcttaCCCCAGGTTTACGGTAAATTCCTTCTGTGTACATTccatacatttcaataatagttataagacATTCAACAACAGCTGGAACTTTACCCATGCTTAAATCCAATTCACCTAAAGGACGTCCAAAAACTTTGCCTTTAACAACACAAACCCCCTTTGACTGCATGTTAGCAGTAGAAGAATTCATGTCTTTTAAACATTCTTGATTTGCACGAGTATAACATTTCTTATGGCATGTTAATttacaatctaaaaaaattaaaatgatatagctataaattgcttaaatgttttttaaaataacaaagttATACTTACTTCGACACACCAAACTTCTTTCAATTGGCCACAAAAAGAATGAAGTGCAAACTTCACAAGCTGTAGGAATATTGATCATACTCATTTGTAACATATGTCCACCATGATTAATATGGTCTTCAGACTTCTGCTTCTTCTCTTTTTTACGTTTAGTTTTACTAGGCTTTTCTGTATCAACTCGATTTTGACTCATAAATTCATTCATAAAACCACGAAATGCATTAACACAAAGAGTTACTGGAAAATCATCTTGGATTTTCTCGTTTCCACATACTGTTTCTATTacctaaacatatttttaacataagcttattatgtatacaaattatcaaaatacaatatctTACATGTAAGAAGTTAGCaattaaatctttatatttaatattgagtaCTTGACCGTTTCCTTGTTTATTAGCAACACTATAAGTTGCTATAAGATTTTCCTTAAATTCACGTAATGCctgtttaaatattctatcaaCTTGCGATGGTTTTTTAACTTCTTCACGTTCGATTTTGTACAGCtgaaataagattaaaatataaaaattataataatataccaattaatttaatgctgtagtattgtaattttattagaatattatgtaaaaatgcagttaaatatataattttacaagatTTGGGTGGGTATGCTAATGATATAGAAACtgtgataataaatttggaaataatgataaattatcatattcaaaaaatgagctaatataataaccatacttatttaaacttcTTAATTTTGTCATaactttttgtaatatttgttttctttagaaatatttgaaaattttaattagcaATTAATGATTGATAACAAGATACAAAcctttttctaattaattttaaaatgtaataatttgtttaagtttaaagttaaaagcatattataataatagtatgataataatataatatataatattataattatgtaccttCATTATGacctaccaataataataaataatgactatTATTAAACAGTGACCTTATTCCttcttacaaatattttaataaaacaaaaatgcatgttgatacaaaatttaataatctaaagTTGAACTTTATATAAGTTTC contains the following coding sequences:
- the LOC113557296 gene encoding uncharacterized protein LOC113557296 — encoded protein: MNDKLENEESIVLKFVQDFFVSYDINRHILHTFFPEDGTFIVLGNRMSGHSAIQQAMLTMATTTHQLFSIDIVSLNMPLPEQVSMYQVLCAGNVEFGGDAQIHGFTATLLVYFLRPNVLNVVSFNERCQWPKLS